One region of Syntrophobacter fumaroxidans MPOB genomic DNA includes:
- a CDS encoding methyltransferase domain-containing protein, with product MLEPAALLVEFSDHMRRGNLPGPVLDLASGEGHNGIYLATLGLQVICCDRSGDALAAALRLAAEHGVRIRTWQEDLEVPGVNPLPVEAFGAIVVFRYLHRPLFPAIRKALRQGGILVYETFTADHAKFGKPRNPDHLLQPGELRKVFEDWETIHWFEGEKTDPLRAVAQIVCRRPRGGGGGG from the coding sequence ATGTTGGAACCGGCCGCGTTGCTGGTGGAGTTTTCGGACCACATGAGGCGTGGAAACCTGCCCGGTCCAGTCCTCGACCTGGCGAGCGGCGAGGGTCACAATGGGATCTACCTTGCCACGCTCGGGTTGCAGGTGATTTGCTGCGACCGGTCCGGCGACGCCCTGGCCGCCGCATTGCGTCTCGCAGCGGAGCACGGGGTGCGCATCCGGACCTGGCAGGAGGACCTCGAGGTCCCGGGCGTGAATCCGTTGCCGGTTGAGGCCTTCGGCGCGATAGTGGTTTTTCGCTATCTGCACAGGCCCTTGTTCCCGGCAATCCGAAAGGCTCTCAGGCAAGGCGGCATCCTTGTTTACGAGACATTTACGGCTGACCACGCCAAATTCGGCAAACCCCGCAACCCGGATCATCTGCTACAGCCCGGAGAGTTGAGGAAGGTCTTCGAGGATTGGGAAACGATCCACTGGTTTGAAGGAGAGAAAACCGATCCGTTGCGTGCGGTTGCGCAAATCGTCTGCCGTCGGCCGCGGGGCGGCGGCGGCGGCGGATGA
- a CDS encoding PilZ domain-containing protein yields MGDRKFTRIPIETGAIVQCGDVTAAGGVENLSLNGMLFRTSQEMDVNKEVKIKLMLSGPSSKMSLDMNGIVRRRVEDGFGIEFTGMYLDVFFHLKNIIALGMGDETKAMKEFFDFMGEGAPTGE; encoded by the coding sequence ATGGGAGACAGAAAATTCACACGGATTCCCATCGAAACCGGAGCGATCGTCCAATGCGGCGATGTCACCGCAGCTGGAGGAGTGGAGAACCTCAGCCTGAACGGAATGCTGTTCCGGACCTCCCAGGAAATGGACGTCAACAAGGAAGTGAAAATCAAGCTGATGCTGTCCGGTCCTTCATCCAAGATGTCGCTCGATATGAACGGGATCGTGAGGAGGAGGGTCGAAGACGGTTTCGGAATCGAATTCACGGGAATGTATCTGGATGTTTTCTTTCATTTGAAAAACATCATCGCTCTGGGAATGGGTGACGAAACCAAGGCGATGAAGGAATTTTTCGATTTTATGGGGGAAGGCGCGCCCACCGGGGAGTGA
- a CDS encoding DMT family transporter has protein sequence MLYLKLICTAVFWGGTFVAARIAAREMEPFSAAFLRFVTASVFLFGFVFKSHGKIPPLDRRHFPFVLLLGLTGVFAYNACFFAGLKTITASRASLIIATQPAFIALLSSWFFREKLDSLKIPGIMLSIAGAVTVISRGHPLTLFSNSIGPGEAYILGCIASWVSYTLIGKAAMKSLSPLTAVTWSCGVGAVCLLPFALAEGILRSIGEFSLTAWVGILYLGFFGSALGFFWYYEGIKAIGAARAGIFINLVPVSSIVLACLILDETLDASLAAGAVLVVSGVYLTNRSPLFRSPPISAVDSSRRR, from the coding sequence ATGCTTTATCTCAAACTGATTTGCACCGCCGTTTTCTGGGGAGGCACCTTCGTTGCCGCGCGGATCGCGGCCAGGGAAATGGAACCCTTTTCCGCCGCTTTCCTGCGGTTTGTCACGGCATCGGTGTTTCTGTTCGGATTCGTGTTCAAATCCCACGGCAAAATCCCCCCATTGGATCGAAGACATTTCCCTTTCGTGCTCCTCCTCGGCCTGACCGGCGTTTTTGCCTACAACGCATGTTTCTTCGCCGGTCTGAAAACGATCACCGCAAGCCGGGCTTCTCTCATCATCGCCACCCAGCCCGCTTTCATCGCGTTGCTGTCGTCCTGGTTCTTTCGCGAAAAGCTCGATTCCCTCAAAATCCCCGGCATCATGCTGTCCATTGCCGGCGCGGTGACCGTCATCTCCCGCGGCCATCCGCTCACCCTTTTCAGCAACAGCATAGGACCCGGGGAAGCGTATATCCTGGGCTGCATCGCCAGTTGGGTGTCCTACACCCTGATCGGCAAAGCCGCCATGAAAAGCCTCTCTCCCCTGACGGCCGTAACGTGGTCCTGCGGCGTCGGGGCGGTCTGCCTGCTGCCGTTCGCATTGGCCGAAGGAATTCTGCGGAGCATCGGGGAATTTTCCCTCACGGCCTGGGTCGGCATCCTGTACCTGGGCTTTTTCGGCTCCGCCCTCGGTTTTTTCTGGTACTATGAAGGCATCAAGGCCATCGGGGCGGCGCGGGCGGGGATCTTCATCAACCTCGTCCCGGTGAGCTCGATCGTGCTCGCCTGCCTGATACTCGATGAAACCCTGGATGCATCCCTGGCCGCCGGTGCCGTCCTGGTCGTTTCCGGCGTCTACCTGACCAACCGTTCCCCCCTGTTTCGTTCCCCACCGATTTCCGCTGTCGATTCCTCCCGGCGGCGATGA
- the lexA gene encoding transcriptional repressor LexA, whose translation MNLTPAQERVYGFVRDYIQKNGYSPSYEEIRQNLGFRSLNAVFKHLKQLEQRGYVQSLWKNKKRALELLPLHTGAVSIPFLGVVAAGTPIEAVEIPESVEVPESFLANGNNFALRVKGDSMIEEGIREGDILIVARQSRAENGQTVVALVQGEATVKKFYQRGEEIELRPANSRMQPIHARADAVEVVGTVVGLLRNYRRRSLGVV comes from the coding sequence ATGAATCTCACACCGGCACAGGAAAGGGTCTACGGCTTTGTGCGGGATTACATCCAAAAAAACGGATATTCCCCATCGTATGAAGAAATAAGGCAAAACCTGGGTTTTCGTTCGCTCAACGCGGTTTTCAAGCATCTCAAGCAACTGGAACAGCGGGGCTATGTCCAGAGCCTCTGGAAGAACAAAAAACGCGCCCTGGAGCTGTTGCCGCTCCATACCGGCGCGGTATCCATACCGTTTCTGGGAGTCGTCGCGGCGGGAACGCCCATCGAAGCGGTGGAAATTCCGGAATCCGTCGAAGTTCCCGAAAGTTTTCTGGCGAACGGAAACAACTTCGCGTTGCGCGTAAAGGGCGATTCCATGATTGAGGAAGGAATCCGGGAGGGAGACATTCTGATCGTCGCCCGGCAGTCCCGCGCGGAAAACGGGCAAACGGTCGTGGCGCTCGTTCAGGGAGAAGCGACGGTAAAGAAATTCTACCAGCGCGGGGAAGAAATCGAGCTCCGGCCGGCCAACAGCCGGATGCAACCGATCCATGCGCGGGCCGATGCGGTGGAAGTTGTGGGAACGGTCGTGGGACTTTTGCGCAATTACCGCCGGCGCTCCCTGGGCGTCGTGTAG
- a CDS encoding Y-family DNA polymerase: MTRHIVHLDIPNFYAVLEELRRPELKKRSMVLAEPSARAIVQGINSNAGKEGIREGMPLAHARRMCRRVLAVAPDLRFYREEHQQILKEFGFFSPLVEGAWPGHYFVDLTGTQRLLGPGPDVACRMERHLATQRRLRARIGLAANKLVSQVASTCIVPGDLNCIFPGGETSFLAPLPVTSLPGVGAVTASRLADFNIRRIGQLAALSLEALCGVFGKMGSRLFNVARGIDPTPVLPSRESPRLVVAHSLERDEIDRDRLEALLFQQVEEAGWALRSHNRHPTRFVLEIRYADGITARSAHALFSPAIHADRRLFRVILPVFRQLFNRRIALRRIVLELSDFAMPFRQASLFSREDSPPSGERDLQQALDGIRGRFGNRAISWGNAMSGAQRQA; the protein is encoded by the coding sequence ATGACGCGACATATCGTTCATTTGGACATCCCCAATTTTTACGCCGTCCTGGAAGAGCTCAGGCGCCCGGAACTGAAAAAGCGTTCCATGGTTCTCGCCGAACCGTCGGCCCGGGCGATCGTCCAGGGGATCAACAGCAACGCCGGCAAGGAAGGCATCCGCGAAGGAATGCCTTTGGCTCATGCCCGGCGCATGTGCCGGCGGGTCCTGGCTGTTGCTCCGGATCTTCGTTTTTATCGCGAGGAACACCAACAGATCCTGAAGGAGTTCGGTTTTTTTTCTCCCCTGGTGGAGGGTGCCTGGCCGGGGCATTACTTCGTCGACCTCACCGGCACTCAACGTCTTCTGGGACCGGGACCCGACGTCGCGTGCCGCATGGAGAGGCACCTGGCGACGCAACGACGGTTGCGGGCGCGCATCGGCCTCGCCGCTAATAAGCTGGTCAGCCAGGTGGCTTCGACGTGTATCGTCCCGGGAGACCTCAACTGCATCTTCCCGGGCGGAGAAACTTCCTTTCTCGCCCCCCTGCCGGTGACCTCGCTTCCCGGCGTGGGCGCCGTAACCGCTTCCCGCTTGGCTGATTTCAATATCCGGCGTATCGGGCAGCTTGCGGCGTTGTCCCTGGAAGCCCTGTGCGGCGTTTTCGGCAAAATGGGCTCCCGGCTTTTCAATGTCGCCCGCGGCATCGACCCGACTCCCGTTCTCCCTTCACGCGAATCCCCGCGCCTGGTCGTCGCCCACAGCCTGGAACGGGACGAGATCGACCGGGACCGCCTGGAAGCCCTCTTGTTTCAGCAGGTGGAGGAAGCGGGATGGGCACTGCGATCCCACAATCGCCACCCGACGCGTTTCGTCCTGGAAATCCGGTACGCGGACGGCATCACCGCCAGGAGCGCCCACGCATTGTTTTCCCCTGCAATTCATGCGGATCGAAGGCTGTTCAGGGTGATTCTCCCCGTTTTCCGTCAACTGTTCAATCGCCGGATCGCTCTTCGCCGAATCGTCCTGGAGCTTTCCGATTTTGCCATGCCTTTTCGCCAGGCGTCCCTGTTCTCCCGGGAAGATTCGCCGCCGTCCGGAGAACGGGATTTGCAGCAGGCCCTGGACGGCATTCGCGGGCGCTTCGGCAACCGGGCCATTTCCTGGGGAAACGCCATGTCGGGCGCGCAAAGGCAGGCTTGA